The genomic DNA ACTCTTATCGAAAAGATGTATGCTATTAATCCGAAGAAAATTTCAAAGATTAACGTAAGCATTGCCCCATTTGTTCCGAAAGCACATACTCCCTTCCAGTGGTGCAGGCAGGATACAGTTGAGGAATTCCTCTATAAAATATCGTTGGTGAAGCATTACTTTTCAAACAGAAAAAAGATCTCGATTAAGTATCATACCTTAGAACAGTCCAAGCTCGAAGCTGTGATTGCACGTGGGGATAGAGATATTTCAAATGTAATCTTCACAGCTTACAAAGATGGTGCACTTTTTGACAGCTGGAATAACTCATTTGATTATATTGTTTGGGAACAAGCTGCTGAAAAAAATAATGTCGATTTTAATACATACAGATGTGAGATTCCTTCCAATTCCTTACTTCCCTGGGATCATATCGATTCGTGCATAAGGAAAGATTTCTTAATCGAAGAATTTAATAAGTCGATGCATTACCTGATAACAGAAGACTGCCGTACCGGAGTGTGTTCACAGTGTGGTGTTTGCGAAAATATGTCGCCAACCTTTAGCACAGAAGAAAGAGAAGAGAGTGTTTCTTCGCAGAACAAAGAAATTAATACAGAATCGGATGAATGTAGAATTTTTTATAAGATTATCTATGAAAAAGGCGACAAATTACGTTTTATATCTCATAAAGAGCTGTCGGCATTGATCTATACGATCTTGAGAAAAAGCACCCTTCCGATTTATTATACAAAAGGATTTAATCGACATCCAAAAATTTCCTTCTGTCCACCGTTAAGTCTCGGAATGACAGGCAAAAGAGAAAGTATAACATTTTCGATGACAAAAAAAATGGATGAGCAACTAATCAGAAAAAAACTTGACGTGAATCTGCCGAAAGATTTTGTCATCAAAGAAGTGATTACTATAGATTCTTCGAAGAAAATGAATTATACAGAGGAATTGATAAGAATTACTTCTCCTGACAATTCGATAGATTGGAAAAAGATCGATGAATTTCAGGATATATTTTTTTATTCAGAACGAAAAAATAATGAGATTTATTTGAATAATTTTTTTTTGGAAGTAACAATGCTTGCGAACGGAGTCGACATCTTAAAAAAGCTGGGGCTCAATATGTTTGAAATCCTCGAAAAGGCTTTTCACTATTCGCAGATGCAAATCGGAACATGTCATATTGAAAGAATAGAACTGTATTAATTTTTTAATTTTATTTATTTTTGGAGGCTTTTTTAATGAAAAGTGAATTAGTGGTTAATATAAGCACATTCGCAAATCGGATGGCGCTCATCGAGAACAACAAACTTGTCGAATTGTTTATACACCGAGAAGATCAAAATGAGATCGTTGGGAACATATACAAAGGAATCGTCAAAGATAATGTTCCGGGTATGGGGGCAAGTTTTATCGACATTGGACTGGAGCGAACGGCTCTTTTACATTTTAGAGATGCCGTGCCCGATTTCATGGATCTCGAAGAACTGGACGATGTCAATTTAAAAGAAATCAAGAACGACATCTACAAGATGGGAGAATTACTTGAAGATGGGCAGGAAGTTATGGTTGAGGTGGAGAAAGCGCCAATTGGGAAAAAGGGCGCTCGTCTAACTGGTGAGATTTCCATACCCGGTCGTTTCATGGTTTATATGCCAAACAAGAATTACATAGCCATCTCAAGAAAGATCAGTTCGAGCAAGGAAAAACGTCGCCTAAAACAAATATTTTCTAATCTAAAAGAGAAAAATATCGGTCTTATTGTGAGAACTTTCGCAGAATATCATACCGAACAGGAATTCAAGAAGGAGTATCGAAACCTGAGAAGAACCTGGATGGAAATACAGGAAAAATTCAAAGAATCAAAAGAACCGACCTGTATTTATAATGATAATGATTTGACTTCAACGATTATTCGCGACCTTATCCATAAGAACATCGACAAGGTCATCATTGACTCAAAGAAAGTCCGTGCAAATGTGATCAAACGTCTTAAAATGATAGCCCCTGATTTCATTAAAAAGATCCGTCTCTACAGGGAGGATGCCAATATTTTCGATGCGTATGGGATCGAGAGAGAGATCTCAAAGATATTCCGTTCACGCATCTATCTTGATAGCGGGGGCTTTATTGTCATTCAGCAAACCGAAGCATTGGTCTCAATCGACGTGAACACAGGTAGTTTTGTCGGGAACAAAAGTCTTGAAAATACAGTGACCATAACAAATATTGAGGCAGCTAAAGAGATCGCTCGCCAGATCAGACTCCAGGACCTAACAGGCATGATCTTCATAGATTTTATCGATATGTACAAACCTGAAAACCGTCTCAAAGTACTCCAGACATTCCGTCAGGAGATGGCTAAGGATTACTGTCCAAATAAAATATTTTCTTCCAGTCCACTAAATATGGTAGAAATGACCAGAAAACGGGCAAAAGGAAATCTTCTCTCGAATTTCTACGAACCATGCCCATCTTGTCAGGGAGCAGGGCGGGTATTGTCACGGATCAGCATACTCGATAATATTTTTCGCTGGCTGGATCGTGCTTCGAAATATCATACAAAAGATGAACTGGAAATACATATCCATCCATGGGTTTATGAATATATTCTGGAAAAAAAGCCCACGATCAAAAAGGACTATCCTTTTACATGGAAATTCATCCTTAACGGTGAAATGGGGATTACCGATTTTAAGATTTTATCATCAAAATCTAAGAAAGATATAACTGATCTTTATCAAGTTTAGGGGGTTTTTTCATAAAACTTGACATGGATTATGGGCACTTGAATTTTGCAGTTCCTAATTACAAGGAGTTAGAGATGTACGCAATAATAGATTTCAAAGGTCAGCAACACAGAGTTCAAAAAGACGATGTGCTCCATGTAGCATATCTTGAAGACAAAGAGATCGGCTCAGAAATAGAGATCGATTCCTTACTTCTACTTGAAGATGACTCAAAAACTCATATCGGCAAACCAACCGTTAAAGGTGCAAAGATCATTGCTGAAGTTCTTGGTCATGGAAGAGATAAAAAGATCATAGTTTTCAAGAAAAAAAGACGTAAGAGCTATAGCCGCAAGCAAGGTCATCGTCAGGACTTTACGGAAATCAAGATCAAAGAAATTATTAAAAATTAGAGGATTATCATGGCACATAAAAAAGGTGTAGGCAGTACTCAAAACGGTAGAGATAGTAACCCGAAATTTTTAGGCGTGAA from Candidatus Cloacimonadota bacterium includes the following:
- a CDS encoding Rne/Rng family ribonuclease, which translates into the protein MKSELVVNISTFANRMALIENNKLVELFIHREDQNEIVGNIYKGIVKDNVPGMGASFIDIGLERTALLHFRDAVPDFMDLEELDDVNLKEIKNDIYKMGELLEDGQEVMVEVEKAPIGKKGARLTGEISIPGRFMVYMPNKNYIAISRKISSSKEKRRLKQIFSNLKEKNIGLIVRTFAEYHTEQEFKKEYRNLRRTWMEIQEKFKESKEPTCIYNDNDLTSTIIRDLIHKNIDKVIIDSKKVRANVIKRLKMIAPDFIKKIRLYREDANIFDAYGIEREISKIFRSRIYLDSGGFIVIQQTEALVSIDVNTGSFVGNKSLENTVTITNIEAAKEIARQIRLQDLTGMIFIDFIDMYKPENRLKVLQTFRQEMAKDYCPNKIFSSSPLNMVEMTRKRAKGNLLSNFYEPCPSCQGAGRVLSRISILDNIFRWLDRASKYHTKDELEIHIHPWVYEYILEKKPTIKKDYPFTWKFILNGEMGITDFKILSSKSKKDITDLYQV
- the rplU gene encoding 50S ribosomal protein L21; translation: MYAIIDFKGQQHRVQKDDVLHVAYLEDKEIGSEIEIDSLLLLEDDSKTHIGKPTVKGAKIIAEVLGHGRDKKIIVFKKKRRKSYSRKQGHRQDFTEIKIKEIIKN